The nucleotide window AACGTCtctccgagcatgcctttgccaacaagtgtcttttcgcgacggtggcaaaaagctaaaaatcataaatttcttGCTGATGCTtcttgcaaaaatctgcgtcgatatgtattcacgattatacgtacatacatatttacgcacgtttgttggcgaagctgtcacagcggcaaggaaagcggtgacaatcggtggccattactttatttttttttgccctTGGTTGCCCGTGGCAACGTAGatgccaaaaaaatgtgttcgtaaacaaacaagacaaatgtgagaaagaaataatatacatatgtatatgccatagaaattctataatacaaaataagcaTGCATGtgtcactcagagaatgcttttttacattctctgtgtaactttgtatattttttctcaaaacagtTCTCATTATATATTCTCGCATGTATTTAGTCattttacatatcgtcacctgaaatgcaaattaacgtaacaacattttcagaaatttacagtggcatgaatgaaacacggaataaaatggaacatgagtgaaacaaaatattaatattggttaaaactttatatatgaccgcagaaccagaaaatgttgaacatatttaaaattatgtatataatttgaagtagtgaagcgtaatcaataagacactcaatttcgaattttttgatgatacgttattttgcatttcaggtgacgatatatttctgccactgcacatgctcaattctgctaaatagcagcgagaacgGCGAATTCCCTATTGTgattctatcagctctgttagccgcgcaatcgaaccatcatacagatttcgatttgcaccttctctatgtttttagtttttctgcttttacgttctctggttttatgttctctggtttTTAAAACCATCCATGAAAGGTTCTTTATCATTAAACATTACTTTTCATCAGTAACGTGGTCATATGAGCAATTTGAGGCTggaaaatatagtaaaattcaCCCGAAGCTTTAGTTAAATTCACAAAAACCCAAacgcatttatgtacataattgcCTTTGCAATCATATACGCAAACAATCGTACATAGATAGGTATTCCACAATTATACATGTCTCAGACGCACGAACGCATTCATACGCATGATTGCCATAGCCATCGCAAGCCACTTGCGACTCCGCAATCTCATGCTGCGGACGCCTGAACGCATTCAGGCCATTCTACAATGCGTCACAATCCTTCGTCGCAGACGCAAGGATAAAGCCGTGCGCTGGAATGAGAGACGCTCATGACGTCAGTAAAATCGGTACCTGTGCAGAAAAGAGAAGAACCGCTGTTCTGGAGTAGTACCTAAATTTTTTCCAGAATGCTCAATACTGTAAGATAACgtggataacacaaaaaattacaGCACAAGTTGAGGGCTTTGCAGACTTTTTCAAATGCGGAGTGATTGCATGAATTTTGATTGACTGTGCAGACACAGATGAACGAACAATGAATTTGTTGCCGAGTCATGCAGTTTTGCAGAGTTTTCAAGATGAATTGCTCATATCACTCAATAAAATTACCACAATATCGactagttttaaataaataacaatggAATCGAATCATCGCTCTGATAATAATCGATGTGGAGTGAAAGTCAATTCAAATCGAACTCATATGACAatgattttgatgaaaaattagtGCTGAATATAGGACGTAATCTAATAGCTTCAATTAATGCCCATAAAGACATGACTCGGTTAAAGAAGCTGATAAGTACAAGCAATATTAGTGTAGTGCTGCCTTCACCAATGGGCATtggtataaatgaaaatttaaaattgacgaCAACAAATCTGATCATCGGTGGCAAATGCGAAGGTATTTGGACAAGTTATGATTGTACGACTCGAGAATACTATGTCGAGCAATGCAATGTCGTGCAAATGTCTAGACTCTAGAGCAAGAGCAGCACCAAGCTCATGTCCTTGGGGAACGATTTATTGGGATGTTACAGAAAGACTGGTAACACATGATGGATGGATCGAACCATCGACTTATGTATATCTAAGTGATGCACATTCAAAAGATTCACTATACTTTCATGGTCTTCAGTCATGCAGTGAAACGACACGAAACTGTCTAAATGGTATTTATTCCTATTAAGattattaaaattgcaaaatacatGATTTGAGTAGGATAAATTGAGGGAAAAACTTTATTGAAACATCTTTTTTCGCACAATTTATGACATTACTTGAGagaaaaggaataaaaaattaccaacatgatgtaattttaaatataaattggcAAAATTTTCTTATTGCTTTTTTCCATGTCTTGTTTGATAAGCGCTGCATTGACCTTTCAATTTATTAACAGCATTTTTTACAATAGGAATTCGAAGCGATCTAGAGAAAATGAGTTTATTTCCCTTAACCGTTCCTCTTAGTCCTGATATGTATATTACTTCTTGtgacaattttttcttaatttctaaGGCCTTTGTGATCGCGTTTTGAATTTTATCTctcataaaattaaatgatCCCTCAATTTTCTCGAATTTTTTCCGTGCTTCGGGTTTATATGCTGTTTCCGTCATAATGAGGCTTATTATTCCCCCAAAAAAACTTTGACTCAAAGAATTCATTGCGTTCTTatttaaatcattaattttaGTCGTATGCTCTCTTTCATCTTTTCTAAAAGCTGCAGAAACGTTAGATATGACGTTCGTCAAGTCTTCAATACCAGTATTAACATGATTTCGACTGTCATCTAAAAGACCGATAGCTTTTCCCATTCTGTCTATTCCCTCATCTAAACTTGCTACAATCAACTCTTTTTGTTGctctttagttttgtcgctATAATCTTCATATAAGCCAACAAATGACGTCATCATAATGTCGATGACAGAACACCATTCGAATACACAAGCTACTGCGTCGTAATAAAGATCACGGCTTTTAAGAAAATAGTCTCTAATACTCTGTATACTCCAGACGCTATATTCCCCACTATGATTGATCATTTCTTCAAACATTTTGTCAAAAGACACCCAGTCTATGTAGTCGTCCAAGCTTTGATCGAACACCTCGATGGATTGAgcccaattttttaataaatcctcGTCAGAAATGGGTTGATCGCTAGATATGTTTACGTTGTGGTAAGTTATAGTTCTGGCTGATGACAAGCCAACGGCAAACAGGACAAGCAATGCGGCCTTCATCGTGTAGAGAGCAGAATCAAACTGTGgaaaaaattggaaacattGGTTGTTATGAATATACATGATATGATATTTCGAGGGACGATCCTCAGGAGTCAAATGATATCAATCCAAATGAATGTccgaaaaattacatttatcgAAAGTTTGTTCAACTTTGTTTCAACTTTCGGTCCGAATCGGACCATCTTCAGGAAGGAATTACTTATTTTGGAGACACACGAAACACATAACAcataaaacacaaacacatatgtaaatggtgattgattttttttcgtgtgtcttcaaaataattaatttctttctgAAGATGGTCCGATTCGGAACGAAAGCTTGAACAAACTttcaataaatgtaaatttttcggACATCTATTTGGTTTGATATCATTTGGCTTCTGAAGATCGtcccacaaaatattataagcaCAGGGAACTTGATCAATTTCATAAATACATGATAGAAATATAAACGAACACTTCTAGGACCAACCTTCGAGTATTCTTTTCAGCAGAATGAgtattattttgttgaaatcacCGACGTCCGTGCTCGACTGATGAAACTGtttaaatgaagattgtgactCCTCTATAAAGCTTTATATACTTCATATAGCGTACGCAGTCGTATACGACACCAAACAGTAAGAGTGAGCAAActgataaaaaattgtacatCCGAGAAATGATCAGCGACATCAGTGGATTCTCATTTGGGTTTTTTCCCTTATCTGTCACAGTGATGCTCGCTCGGTTGGCAAATAGTTCAATCACTGACCCTTTGTTCCTTCCGGTATGACCGttaaatttcaagtaaaaaatagaacgaaaaacaaaatgacgaaaaaaaatttacagtcCCATGAAAAAATGTAATCATCAATTCCCCGGAATTCCCGTGCGTGACCATTAGCCTGttcgttaaaaatttttattcgaaatttttatcacGAAAGCTGAAAATAGTTGAGACTTGATAAGAAAATGAATCTACGAAAATTTCACGCCTCTCGGACCACGCCTTATAGTGCCGatagaaaattatattgttAATTGCACGTCACTCATATCCCAATGGTacattcgctgaattatgtatGATACAttacacaaaattataattatttacaacttttaaaagtttgttttgaACAATTCGGATACATTTCCCTATGTTCTTGTATGCATTGCAAAATATAACCGCAAGAAGCTGGTATCTATCTGCAGCCTTGAAAACAATTTGAGACTGTTGGAAGATATGAAATGCTCCATGGTCTCGTCTGTAAGACaataatttaagaataaaataaaaatttaagagtaTTATTCTCATATTATACCTAACAATTGTCCCATGTCTTGTGAACttagaataaattttttgcatcCATCGCATCTGCCGGGTTTTTTAAGAGCACTGACCATTTTGACTTTTGTCTCTACTGATAGTCTGTCATCAAAAAAGGCTAAAGTGGCTGCTTCCTCTGTCAAATACCATAAATGGTTAGACAATTTTCGCAGTGCAGCATCGCTGGTTGTAAAATCAAtgctttcataatattttaaactttttattatatttacatcgTCAACGGGAGCAGCAGTAGCGTCGGAGCATTTGAACCTAATCTTAATATAAAATCGCACTATGAAAATGCAGACATCAGCTAGTGCTGCTTTTTGTTCTTCCTGCATAGGATATTGAGCTCGGAAcaggaatatttttaaacagtaaatagcgggaggatggagtcatgtgtagaagttcacgcaagtgaggaaagttctctgatcgccattcacttgggagtggccagaaacgattattttacatatgactcaagcagctcacgacttccggtctttgaccaagtattctctgggtagcctaagaacatccgtttgaaggcgagctaaagtgagaaggcgaaatatcccctacatagggttgtgcgctgggtttgggacccgccacgtaaaaaaacaaccccagcgaatagcaacaaccagcctcggatgagagacccccttttgatgacgaccatggaaaacgaaataaggactacgaattgagggcatgcacctggaatgtccggtcccttaattgggaaggtgccgctgcccagctggttgatgtcctcgtgaaaataaaggctgacatcaccgccgtccaagaaatgcgatggacgggacaaggacaaagacgagtaggtccttgtggcatttactacagtggccatataaaggagcgcaagtttggtgtgggattcgaggtgggagagagactccgtcgccgagtactatcattcactccggtgaatgaacgtctagccacaatccgcatcaaagcgaggttcttcaacatatcgctgatttgcgcccacgccccgacggaagagaaggacgatgtaaccaaagatgacttttatgagcgcttggaacTCGCTTATGAGagttgcccccgccacgatgtcaaaatcgtgcttggcgaatgcaacgccagggtgggcaaagaaggtatctttggcactacggtcggtaaattcagcctccacgaggaaacatccccaaatgggttgaggctgatcgacttcgccggggcccgaaatatggttatctgtagtactagattccagcataagaagattcatcaagctacctggctgtctccggatcgaaaaaccaccaaccagatcgatcatgttgtgatagacggaagacacgtctccagtgttttagatgtgcgtgcgctccgaagtcctaacatcgactcggaccactatctttgtgcagccaagattcgcacccgtctctgtgcagcaaaaaacgcacgccaacaaacacaaggaaggttcgacgtcgtacagctgcaaccgaaaccattggttttcggaaagtgcaaaagaacagctggtacgacgaggagtgccgtgtcgcagcggagagaaaacaggctgcctacctcgcaacgttacgatcgaccacaacacgtgcgggatgggatagataccgagagttgaagagggaagcaagacgcatttgtagacagaaaaagaaagaggccgaaatgcgtgagtacgaagagcttgataagctggccgacaggggttatgccagaaaattctacgaaaagatgctgcggcttacagaaggtttcaagaccggagcatactcatgtagaaccccccaaggtgatctagtcaccgatgcccagagcatacttagattatggagggaacacttctccagcctgctgaatggcagtgaacacccaacgccaggagaagacgaacccgattccccaatcgatgacattggagaagacgttccattgcccgaccaagaagaagttcgaatagcaattacccacctgaagaacaacaaagcggcgggggcggatggattgccagccgagctattcaaacacgggggcgaagaactgataaggagca belongs to Bactrocera dorsalis isolate Fly_Bdor chromosome 1, ASM2337382v1, whole genome shotgun sequence and includes:
- the LOC109579779 gene encoding hemolysin E, yielding MKAALLVLFAVGLSSARTITYHNVNISSDQPISDEDLLKNWAQSIEVFDQSLDDYIDWVSFDKMFEEMINHSGEYSVWSIQSIRDYFLKSRDLYYDAVACVFEWCSVIDIMMTSFVGLYEDYSDKTKEQQKELIVASLDEGIDRMGKAIGLLDDSRNHVNTGIEDLTNVISNVSAAFRKDEREHTTKINDLNKNAMNSLSQSFFGGIISLIMTETAYKPEARKKFEKIEGSFNFMRDKIQNAITKALEIKKKLSQEVIYISGLRGTVKGNKLIFSRSLRIPIVKNAVNKLKGQCSAYQTRHGKKQ